The Caminibacter pacificus genome includes a region encoding these proteins:
- a CDS encoding GGDEF domain-containing protein yields the protein MTEKDSKFSSIEARDLNEAVSPLEKFAKKVFDKLIEEGVPPLPYYYRIYFFNMLDDEDINFRKHIYEMIAVEESNENEKDFELERKLKLSFKYSKELLQRTAMIYKNANTIKELLNKYADEISFIASPKALEKTLKQFEAKLEAINKKLDLELNEVKKLYSKNIEVLKEIESNSMFDQRYGVYNKKYFLKIVQKEIKLIDKFSHVSSVVTIKIKDEILRQLKNEKNIILANRSVSKIILKTSRRTDTVAHLGEGIFAMLLKNTDRIGASKTIERLSDMISTASVFFEGEEVEIQIVGGVVEIKDKKDAKEYVENAINVMREAEEEGMLYKVYEGE from the coding sequence ATGACAGAGAAAGATAGTAAATTTTCATCCATTGAAGCAAGAGACTTAAACGAGGCCGTCTCTCCTCTTGAGAAATTTGCTAAAAAAGTCTTCGATAAACTAATCGAGGAGGGTGTGCCTCCGCTTCCTTATTATTACAGAATCTATTTTTTTAATATGCTTGATGATGAAGACATTAATTTCAGAAAGCATATTTATGAAATGATAGCGGTAGAAGAGAGTAACGAAAACGAAAAAGATTTCGAACTCGAAAGAAAACTCAAACTCTCTTTTAAATACTCAAAAGAGCTATTACAACGCACCGCTATGATATACAAAAATGCAAATACGATAAAAGAGCTTTTAAACAAATATGCCGATGAAATCTCTTTTATCGCTTCTCCAAAAGCTCTTGAAAAAACTCTAAAACAATTCGAAGCTAAGCTTGAGGCGATAAATAAAAAGCTTGATTTGGAACTTAACGAAGTCAAAAAGTTATATTCCAAAAACATCGAAGTTTTAAAAGAGATAGAGAGCAATTCGATGTTCGATCAAAGATACGGAGTTTATAACAAAAAATATTTCTTAAAAATAGTCCAAAAAGAGATTAAACTTATCGATAAATTCTCACATGTAAGCTCTGTCGTGACTATTAAGATTAAAGACGAAATATTAAGACAACTAAAAAATGAGAAAAATATAATCCTTGCTAATAGAAGCGTTTCGAAGATTATTTTGAAAACTTCAAGAAGAACGGATACGGTGGCTCATTTAGGCGAGGGTATTTTTGCTATGCTTTTGAAAAATACCGATAGAATCGGAGCTTCAAAAACAATTGAGAGATTATCTGATATGATTTCTACGGCTTCAGTGTTTTTTGAAGGAGAAGAAGTAGAGATTCAAATCGTCGGGGGGGTTGTTGAGATAAAAGACAAAAAAGACGCGAAAGAGTACGTCGAAAATGCGATAAATGTAATGAGAGAGGCTGAAGAAGAGGGAATGCTATATAAAGTTTATGAAGGAGAATAA
- a CDS encoding diacylglycerol kinase yields MKKKYNLFKNASYALQGILTLLKERAFQLELLFIIPLLALLFFLDLSALQKSIMAASLIFILITEALNTAVEYTVDLVTDEWHEFAKRAKDTASAAVFFSLVQAAVIWGINLFLS; encoded by the coding sequence TTGAAAAAAAAATATAATCTTTTTAAAAACGCAAGTTACGCATTACAAGGAATCTTGACACTTCTTAAAGAAAGAGCCTTTCAGCTTGAGCTTTTGTTTATTATTCCTCTTTTGGCGCTTCTTTTTTTTCTTGATTTAAGCGCTCTACAAAAATCGATAATGGCAGCGAGTTTGATTTTTATTTTAATTACGGAGGCTCTAAATACCGCAGTAGAATATACCGTAGATTTGGTAACTGATGAGTGGCATGAATTTGCTAAAAGGGCAAAAGACACGGCAAGCGCGGCTGTCTTTTTCAGCCTCGTTCAGGCTGCTGTAATATGGGGAATAAACTTATTCCTTTCTTAA
- a CDS encoding sulfatase-like hydrolase/transferase, producing MKKLLPNIIFMLITTAILIAPDFITNLFFHGYYDFTWYRFSREFFATLGITFILSFTPRWFLTSVLSLFVLFAFISIAHFAYFHTYLMPYEIGILGNSDDLKDVIYSISDILPLTIFLLILWGGLSFFIYYLDKKLKPLKFPKPSTAFFILLLIVYPYFIHKKPNIYLANFTHFSYFNTLNTLYLAFLDTFRKKPHHNYKPYVVKKVDGGKPIVIMIMGESLNFRRMHLYGWDVNDTPNLDKLAKTDKNFEFKPAISCSVRTICSVTTFFYNKREPDNMKLLLNNKTNIMKLADENGYDTYWLSMQSDVSLMSKVMNFAKHKKFEWQFKRKYDDSLVKALEKIPFDKKTFVVLHLKAVHSPYNKYVPSKFYKFSGRRGDYYNGVLYNDYVISSVINYMKTHHKNFVIYFTSDHGEMLGFPDEHGKYGHSQLVWGDTFVPFLYYSDKYHKNLNKKFYNHYEISKMLTKDLGYEIINPNEDGTYYVNGVQIDGSAGWMHYKFKNCQNPLKNPENCVKLIKKVRY from the coding sequence TTGAAAAAATTACTACCGAATATAATCTTTATGCTAATAACGACCGCTATTTTAATAGCTCCGGATTTTATAACGAATCTGTTTTTTCACGGGTATTATGATTTTACGTGGTACAGATTCAGCCGTGAATTTTTCGCAACTCTTGGGATTACTTTTATTTTAAGCTTTACTCCGAGATGGTTTTTAACAAGCGTTTTATCGCTTTTTGTACTTTTTGCGTTTATAAGTATCGCTCATTTCGCATATTTTCACACATATCTAATGCCTTATGAAATCGGAATTTTAGGCAATAGCGACGATTTAAAAGATGTAATTTATTCTATTTCGGATATTTTGCCTTTAACGATATTTTTATTGATTTTATGGGGAGGGCTTAGCTTTTTTATTTACTATTTGGATAAAAAACTAAAACCTCTGAAATTCCCAAAACCCTCAACCGCATTTTTCATACTTTTATTAATAGTTTATCCTTATTTTATTCACAAAAAACCGAATATTTATCTTGCTAATTTTACTCATTTTTCTTATTTCAACACCCTAAACACCCTTTATTTAGCCTTTTTGGATACCTTTAGAAAAAAACCTCATCACAATTACAAACCTTATGTCGTAAAAAAAGTTGACGGCGGAAAACCGATAGTTATAATGATTATGGGTGAGAGTCTCAATTTTAGACGTATGCACCTCTACGGCTGGGACGTAAACGACACGCCGAATCTCGACAAACTCGCAAAAACGGATAAAAATTTCGAATTCAAACCGGCTATCAGCTGCTCGGTGAGAACGATTTGTTCGGTTACGACGTTTTTTTACAATAAAAGAGAACCCGACAATATGAAACTTCTCCTAAATAACAAAACCAACATTATGAAACTTGCAGACGAAAACGGATACGACACATATTGGCTTAGCATGCAAAGCGACGTTAGTTTGATGTCAAAAGTGATGAATTTCGCAAAACATAAAAAATTCGAATGGCAATTTAAAAGAAAATACGACGACTCCTTGGTAAAAGCACTTGAAAAAATCCCGTTTGATAAAAAAACTTTCGTAGTATTGCACCTAAAAGCCGTCCACTCTCCTTATAACAAATACGTCCCTTCTAAATTTTACAAATTCAGCGGAAGAAGAGGTGATTATTACAACGGCGTCCTTTACAACGACTATGTAATTTCAAGCGTAATAAACTATATGAAAACTCATCATAAAAATTTCGTAATCTACTTCACCTCAGACCATGGAGAAATGTTAGGATTTCCTGACGAACACGGCAAATACGGACACTCTCAACTCGTTTGGGGAGATACGTTCGTGCCGTTTTTGTACTACAGCGACAAATACCACAAAAACCTAAACAAAAAATTTTACAACCACTATGAAATTTCAAAAATGCTAACAAAAGATTTGGGATATGAGATTATCAATCCTAATGAAGACGGCACATATTACGTAAACGGGGTACAAATAGACGGAAGTGCCGGCTGGATGCACTATAAATTCAAAAATTGCCAAAACCCACTAAAAAATCCTGAAAATTGTGTAAAATTAATCAAAAAGGTCAGATATTGA
- the pseH gene encoding UDP-4-amino-4,6-dideoxy-N-acetyl-beta-L-altrosamine N-acetyltransferase — protein sequence MKYKKFQDLSLEEKKEVLSWRNHPEIRKWMYNKEEIPLENHLKFIESLKNKPNKIYLKVDDLGVVNFELFKDYVDIGIHKNPNKQKVGKRLMEFAINYAFNELKAKKIILYVFEDNVKAINLYKKFGFIQTDKKDDLIKMELKNENRKP from the coding sequence ATGAAATATAAAAAATTCCAAGATTTATCTTTAGAAGAAAAAAAAGAGGTTTTAAGCTGGAGAAATCATCCGGAAATTAGAAAATGGATGTATAATAAAGAAGAAATTCCACTTGAAAACCATTTGAAGTTTATAGAAAGCTTAAAAAATAAACCTAACAAAATCTACTTGAAAGTAGATGACTTGGGGGTTGTAAATTTTGAGCTTTTCAAAGATTACGTCGATATCGGAATACATAAAAATCCGAATAAACAAAAAGTCGGCAAAAGATTAATGGAATTTGCGATAAATTACGCTTTTAACGAGTTAAAAGCAAAAAAAATAATTCTTTACGTCTTTGAAGATAACGTTAAAGCTATAAACCTTTATAAAAAATTCGGATTTATCCAAACGGATAAAAAAGACGACCTCATCAAAATGGAGCTGAAAAATGAAAATAGGAAACCATGA
- the def gene encoding peptide deformylase, with the protein MAVLDIVTYPNKILKEVSKPVERFDEELHKLLDDMYETMLKEGGVGLAAIQVAVPRRALIIDLGDEEGKQSKDTLIEVINPEFLEWEGTQKDTEGCLSVPEYYDEVERYKKVKVKFFDRYGKEHIMDAEGLLSVAFQHETDHLDGHLFIERLDYIRRKKFEKEWKKLLKQKQKRKK; encoded by the coding sequence ATGGCTGTTTTAGATATCGTAACCTATCCGAATAAAATATTAAAAGAGGTTTCAAAACCGGTAGAAAGATTTGATGAAGAACTTCATAAACTTCTTGACGATATGTATGAAACGATGTTAAAAGAAGGCGGTGTAGGGCTTGCCGCTATTCAAGTGGCGGTACCAAGAAGAGCTTTGATAATCGACCTTGGAGATGAAGAGGGAAAACAGAGCAAAGATACGTTAATCGAGGTGATTAATCCGGAATTTTTGGAGTGGGAAGGCACTCAAAAAGATACCGAAGGGTGCTTGAGCGTACCTGAGTATTATGACGAGGTGGAAAGATACAAAAAAGTTAAAGTCAAATTTTTCGATAGATACGGAAAAGAGCATATTATGGACGCCGAGGGGCTTTTGAGTGTGGCATTTCAACATGAAACGGATCATCTTGACGGGCATTTGTTTATCGAGAGGCTCGATTATATCAGACGTAAAAAATTTGAAAAAGAGTGGAAAAAGCTATTAAAACAGAAACAAAAACGAAAAAAATAA
- a CDS encoding YifB family Mg chelatase-like AAA ATPase, whose amino-acid sequence MEKAIKTETKTKKINSATLDGFIAKKVEVESSFIRALPGFSIVGLGSQSIQEAKERVKSALLNNDFEFPPLKITISLSPSDLRKEGSHFDLPIALSILYHNKEFDFEDFLVLGELGLDGRLKDTTSIFPLILSLRPKKVIIPLESAKKVSKIPGVEIFAFSHLSEFEKFEPQKIEKSSLSYSYLKIDGEKYYYDDSFRLDFSDVLGQEKAKEAALYSAAGFHNILFEGSPGVGKSMIISRLRYIMPPMSLDEILEVEKINAIEGNDVEFKPHRPFRNPHYSSTRAAIFGGGSRGAKVGEIAFANKGILFFDELPHFQKDVLENLRLPLQDKKVLISRVNSKVEYETDILFAAAMNPCPCGNLLSLHKECRCNELEIRRYKNRISEPLYDRIEIYHQMIEDDSEETISSKDMFEKILIAFEMQKGKFNANLEENHKFEMENEAYDIIQKAIKNFSLSKRSEFNTLKLAKTIANTRKRDKIIKEDIFKALSFRRRV is encoded by the coding sequence GTGGAAAAAGCTATTAAAACAGAAACAAAAACGAAAAAAATAAACTCTGCCACACTTGACGGATTTATTGCTAAGAAAGTAGAAGTCGAGAGCTCTTTTATAAGAGCTTTGCCCGGATTTTCTATTGTAGGGCTTGGAAGCCAGTCGATTCAAGAAGCGAAAGAGAGGGTAAAATCCGCACTTTTAAATAACGATTTTGAATTTCCCCCTTTAAAAATCACTATTTCTCTAAGTCCGAGCGACCTAAGGAAAGAAGGTAGCCATTTCGATTTACCCATAGCGTTAAGCATTTTGTATCATAATAAAGAGTTTGATTTTGAGGACTTTTTGGTACTCGGAGAGCTCGGGCTTGACGGGAGGCTTAAAGATACGACTTCTATTTTTCCTCTTATTCTTTCTCTCAGACCCAAAAAAGTTATTATTCCTCTTGAAAGTGCGAAAAAGGTAAGTAAAATACCGGGAGTTGAGATATTCGCTTTTTCTCATTTAAGCGAATTTGAAAAATTCGAGCCTCAAAAAATAGAAAAATCTTCTTTGAGTTATTCTTATCTTAAAATAGACGGCGAAAAATACTATTACGACGATAGTTTCAGGCTTGATTTCAGTGATGTTTTAGGACAAGAAAAAGCAAAAGAAGCGGCTTTATATTCCGCGGCCGGATTTCATAATATTTTGTTCGAAGGGTCTCCCGGGGTTGGAAAATCGATGATTATTAGCAGACTTAGGTATATTATGCCTCCTATGAGTCTTGATGAGATACTTGAAGTTGAGAAAATAAATGCGATAGAGGGTAATGATGTCGAATTCAAACCTCACAGGCCTTTTAGAAATCCGCACTACTCATCTACAAGAGCCGCGATTTTCGGTGGCGGAAGTAGGGGTGCTAAGGTCGGGGAGATTGCTTTTGCGAATAAAGGGATTTTGTTTTTTGACGAGCTTCCTCATTTTCAAAAAGACGTACTTGAAAACTTAAGACTTCCGCTTCAAGATAAAAAAGTTTTAATCAGCCGTGTAAATTCGAAAGTGGAATACGAAACCGATATTTTATTTGCGGCGGCTATGAATCCTTGTCCTTGCGGGAATCTATTGAGTTTGCATAAAGAGTGCAGGTGCAACGAGCTTGAGATTAGGCGCTATAAAAACAGAATTTCCGAGCCTCTATATGATAGGATAGAAATTTATCATCAAATGATTGAAGACGATAGCGAAGAGACAATTTCGAGTAAAGATATGTTCGAGAAGATTTTGATAGCTTTTGAGATGCAAAAAGGTAAATTTAACGCGAATCTTGAAGAGAATCATAAGTTTGAAATGGAAAACGAGGCATATGATATAATACAAAAAGCGATAAAAAACTTTTCTCTTAGCAAAAGAAGCGAATTTAACACCCTAAAACTTGCAAAAACTATCGCAAATACCCGAAAAAGAGATAAAATTATAAAAGAAGATATTTTTAAGGCTCTGAGTTTTAGGAGGAGAGTATGA
- a CDS encoding tyrosine-protein phosphatase, with protein MREFLKVITEEHNILNLFWFNFHEVDEGVYRSAQLTPWRLKKIIKKYGIKTIINLRGNNKNYLYKREKEICEEMGVEYYTVALLSRSPERIKKHELEKLIHILKTAKKPILFHCKAGADRTGFVAVLWHILNGRDKKWAIDKELRLKYLYLPWSKAGKIKRVFELYDGKSDFVEWFDKNREKFKEFKSSKLGDFISDKVLRKE; from the coding sequence TTGCGTGAGTTTTTGAAAGTAATAACCGAAGAGCACAATATTTTAAATCTTTTTTGGTTTAATTTTCACGAGGTGGACGAGGGAGTTTATAGAAGCGCGCAACTCACTCCTTGGAGACTCAAAAAAATAATAAAAAAATACGGCATAAAAACTATCATAAACCTAAGAGGTAACAACAAAAACTATCTTTATAAAAGAGAAAAAGAGATTTGTGAGGAGATGGGGGTTGAGTATTATACGGTGGCACTTCTTTCCCGCTCTCCCGAGAGAATCAAAAAACATGAACTTGAAAAGTTGATTCATATCCTAAAAACAGCAAAAAAACCTATTCTTTTTCATTGTAAAGCGGGAGCGGATAGGACTGGATTCGTAGCGGTTTTGTGGCATATTTTAAACGGGCGCGATAAAAAATGGGCTATTGATAAGGAGCTTAGACTGAAATATTTGTATTTGCCATGGAGCAAAGCGGGGAAGATAAAAAGGGTTTTTGAGCTTTATGACGGGAAAAGCGATTTTGTAGAGTGGTTTGATAAGAATAGAGAAAAATTTAAAGAGTTTAAATCAAGCAAATTAGGCGATTTTATAAGCGATAAGGTGTTAAGAAAGGAATAA
- a CDS encoding sulfatase-like hydrolase/transferase: protein MSKTKGNFIFAVLFTLFLLLPDFIANFWWKNYYIFTSKNTIKEIIITFVIAFIISFLPKKQKIFWGLFFIALSFVQIGYYGYFRTYMPPYQLDLLFSEYKDIIDSLKSIVFLVIFLIFALIGILFILNFFHHKTKPKTHKYTSLILITLLIIFPFIMAKKKAVYMPNATHFSYLNTLFAIDLWIIDNLSPQKTHKFKPYTVKKINGGKPIVIMIMGESLNFKRMHFYGWDVNDTPNFDKLAKTDKNFEFAKAISGGINTPVSVVTFFNVKREPQNIGLLLSQKTNLLKLAKQNGYKTYWLSMQEEGTSISSLLNYADIKKTRKDFKEKYDDALIKELKKIPFNNKTFIVLHLRADHSPYEEYTPKSFYKWPFNYENYHKYKIYSYYDSVLYVDYIISSIINYMKAHHKNFIIYFTSDHAEMLGFPDEHGKYGHSQLVFGDTYVPFIYYSDAFHKKLSKKYYNHYLISKMLAKDLGYEITNPNDNGTYFVNGVKIDGSAGFLHYKFKNQKIIKLKDKD from the coding sequence GTGAGTAAAACCAAAGGCAATTTTATATTTGCTGTTTTGTTTACTCTCTTTTTACTTCTGCCGGATTTCATTGCAAATTTTTGGTGGAAAAATTATTATATTTTTACTTCAAAAAACACTATCAAAGAAATAATAATTACATTTGTTATAGCTTTTATCATCTCTTTTTTACCAAAAAAACAAAAGATTTTTTGGGGACTTTTTTTTATTGCTCTTAGTTTCGTTCAAATAGGCTATTACGGATATTTCAGAACTTATATGCCTCCATACCAACTTGATTTGCTTTTTAGCGAATATAAAGACATCATCGATTCGTTAAAATCAATTGTTTTTTTAGTAATTTTTCTTATCTTCGCGCTTATAGGCATATTGTTTATATTGAATTTTTTTCATCATAAAACAAAACCCAAAACTCATAAATACACTTCATTGATTTTAATAACTCTTTTGATAATTTTTCCATTTATTATGGCAAAGAAAAAAGCCGTATATATGCCAAACGCTACGCATTTTAGCTATTTAAACACACTTTTTGCAATTGATTTATGGATAATAGATAATCTCTCACCTCAAAAAACCCATAAATTCAAACCTTATACAGTAAAAAAAATAAACGGAGGAAAACCGATTGTAATTATGATAATGGGAGAGAGTCTTAATTTTAAAAGAATGCACTTCTACGGCTGGGACGTAAACGACACGCCGAACTTCGACAAACTCGCAAAAACGGATAAAAATTTTGAATTTGCAAAAGCAATCAGCGGGGGAATTAATACGCCTGTAAGCGTCGTTACGTTTTTTAACGTAAAAAGAGAGCCTCAAAATATCGGCCTTTTACTATCTCAAAAAACAAACCTTTTAAAACTTGCCAAACAAAACGGTTATAAAACTTATTGGCTAAGTATGCAAGAAGAAGGCACATCGATTTCTTCTCTTTTGAATTATGCGGATATTAAAAAAACAAGAAAAGATTTCAAAGAAAAATATGACGACGCGCTGATAAAAGAGTTAAAAAAAATACCTTTTAACAACAAAACTTTCATAGTACTACACCTAAGAGCCGACCACTCCCCATACGAAGAATATACCCCTAAATCTTTTTATAAATGGCCCTTTAATTATGAAAACTATCATAAATACAAAATATACAGTTACTACGACAGCGTTTTGTACGTGGATTATATCATCTCAAGCATAATTAATTATATGAAAGCTCATCATAAAAATTTCATAATCTACTTCACTTCCGACCACGCGGAAATGTTAGGATTTCCTGACGAACACGGCAAATACGGACACTCTCAACTCGTTTTTGGAGATACCTATGTACCTTTTATATATTACAGCGACGCCTTTCACAAAAAATTAAGTAAAAAATATTATAATCACTATTTAATTTCTAAAATGCTTGCAAAAGATTTGGGATACGAAATCACCAATCCCAACGATAACGGAACTTATTTTGTAAACGGTGTAAAAATAGACGGAAGCGCAGGATTTTTACATTATAAATTTAAAAACCAAAAAATAATTAAACTCAAGGACAAGGATTGA
- a CDS encoding NAD(P)H-hydrate dehydratase, which translates to MNPVFKEVYSLDKKCYEKFNLTEDILMEHAAYSMALEIYKRFPKFSKINIVAGPGNNGADGVTLARILHGDYIVNLYLPLGAKSQMCKLQLERFEAVGGKVKENCESGDVIVDALFGSGLKRDLSDEIAGLIRKMNKAKAFKIACDIPTGIDDNGNLRPVAFKADITVTMGAEKLSLYSDAAKDYVGEIIRADLGVSFNKYKGPTHYHVWEKEDLILPLRDKQNAHKRTYGHLGVLVGEKPGAGIMAAMAAFNFGAGLVSVVSHDDKINIPYEIMHSHHIQGFSALAFGMGLDNHFDDEMEEILKLDIPMVIDADMFYRSEIRDFLSKENIVLTPHPKEFAALLKVVGMGEYSPSDVQKNRFYLAEEFSKKYPKIVLLLKGANKIIAYKGNLHIDPNGSVALAKGGSGDVLSGMIGSLLAQGWHPLKATIHASLAHSIAGNYEPNYALTPLKLIKRLENLA; encoded by the coding sequence ATGAATCCGGTTTTTAAAGAGGTCTATTCTCTTGATAAAAAATGTTACGAGAAGTTTAATTTGACCGAAGATATTTTAATGGAACACGCCGCATATTCAATGGCGCTTGAAATTTATAAAAGATTTCCGAAATTCAGCAAAATAAATATTGTCGCAGGTCCGGGAAACAACGGAGCTGACGGAGTTACGCTTGCAAGAATTTTGCATGGGGATTATATCGTTAATCTCTATTTGCCGCTTGGGGCTAAATCTCAGATGTGTAAATTGCAGCTTGAGAGATTTGAAGCGGTGGGAGGAAAAGTAAAAGAGAATTGCGAAAGCGGCGATGTTATCGTGGATGCTTTGTTCGGCAGCGGGCTAAAAAGAGATTTGAGCGATGAGATAGCAGGTCTCATTCGCAAAATGAATAAAGCAAAAGCGTTTAAAATTGCATGCGACATTCCTACCGGAATAGACGATAACGGAAATTTAAGACCCGTAGCTTTTAAAGCCGACATTACGGTAACTATGGGAGCTGAGAAGCTAAGCTTGTATAGTGACGCGGCAAAAGATTACGTAGGAGAAATAATAAGAGCCGATTTGGGAGTTAGTTTTAATAAATACAAAGGTCCTACTCATTATCACGTTTGGGAAAAAGAAGATTTGATACTTCCTCTAAGAGATAAACAAAACGCTCACAAAAGAACTTACGGACATTTGGGTGTGCTTGTAGGCGAAAAGCCGGGTGCCGGGATTATGGCGGCTATGGCGGCTTTTAATTTCGGAGCGGGGCTTGTTAGTGTCGTAAGTCATGACGATAAAATCAATATCCCTTATGAAATTATGCACTCTCATCATATTCAAGGTTTTAGCGCTTTGGCGTTTGGTATGGGGCTTGATAATCATTTTGACGATGAAATGGAAGAGATTTTAAAACTTGACATTCCTATGGTTATTGATGCGGATATGTTTTATAGAAGCGAAATAAGAGATTTTTTAAGTAAGGAAAATATAGTCTTAACTCCTCACCCTAAAGAATTTGCGGCGCTTTTGAAGGTAGTGGGGATGGGTGAATATTCTCCAAGCGACGTACAAAAAAACAGATTTTACTTGGCTGAAGAATTTAGTAAAAAATATCCTAAAATAGTTTTGCTTTTAAAAGGAGCGAATAAGATAATCGCTTACAAAGGAAATCTTCATATCGATCCTAACGGCAGTGTAGCGCTTGCAAAAGGCGGAAGCGGAGATGTGCTCTCAGGGATGATAGGTTCTTTGTTGGCGCAAGGGTGGCATCCTTTAAAAGCTACGATTCACGCAAGCCTTGCGCACTCTATCGCCGGTAACTATGAGCCTAATTACGCTCTTACGCCTCTAAAACTAATAAAAAGGTTAGAAAATCTTGCGTGA
- the pseI gene encoding pseudaminic acid synthase yields MKIGNHDTQKKVFIIAELSANHSGDIQVAKDTISAAKEAGADAIKLQTYTADWMTIECKKEDFIIKGGTLWDGSSLYELYKNAAMPLEWHEELFEYARNLGLEIFSSPFSKEAVDFLEKFNPPAYKIASFEITDYELIDYTASKGKPVIISTGIATLQEIQDVVDICKKRGVETALLKCTSAYPAPRSEVNLKTIPALKEIFKTEVGFSDHTLGISAPVAAVAMGARIIEKHFILDKSIDSPDKDFSLTPEEFKEMVKAVRETEEMIGEINFKPKSGRQFARSLYVVKDIKKGEPFTRENVKAIRPGFGLHPKYLPEILGKKACRDLEKGDRLRWEDIGE; encoded by the coding sequence ATGAAAATAGGAAACCATGACACTCAAAAAAAAGTATTCATAATAGCCGAATTATCCGCAAACCATAGCGGCGATATTCAAGTAGCAAAAGATACTATTTCCGCCGCAAAAGAGGCGGGAGCGGACGCTATTAAGCTTCAAACTTACACGGCGGATTGGATGACGATTGAGTGTAAAAAAGAGGATTTTATCATTAAAGGTGGAACGCTTTGGGACGGAAGTAGCCTGTATGAGCTATATAAAAATGCCGCTATGCCGCTTGAATGGCACGAAGAGCTTTTTGAATATGCAAGAAACCTCGGACTTGAAATTTTCAGCTCTCCATTTAGCAAAGAAGCAGTCGATTTTCTTGAAAAATTCAACCCTCCGGCATATAAAATCGCTTCTTTTGAAATAACGGATTACGAACTTATAGATTATACGGCAAGCAAAGGAAAACCTGTAATTATTTCTACAGGAATAGCCACTTTACAAGAAATTCAAGACGTCGTAGATATATGCAAAAAAAGAGGCGTTGAAACGGCCCTTCTTAAATGTACATCGGCATATCCGGCACCGAGAAGCGAAGTAAATTTAAAAACTATCCCGGCATTAAAAGAGATATTTAAAACAGAAGTAGGATTTTCAGACCATACTTTAGGTATTTCAGCGCCGGTAGCGGCTGTGGCTATGGGAGCGAGAATAATTGAAAAACATTTTATTTTGGACAAATCGATAGATAGCCCGGATAAAGATTTCAGCCTAACACCTGAGGAATTCAAAGAAATGGTAAAAGCAGTTAGAGAAACGGAAGAGATGATAGGTGAGATTAACTTCAAACCAAAAAGTGGAAGGCAGTTTGCAAGAAGCTTGTATGTGGTAAAAGACATCAAAAAAGGAGAACCTTTTACACGTGAAAACGTAAAAGCGATACGCCCGGGATTCGGACTTCATCCGAAATACTTGCCAGAGATTCTCGGCAAAAAAGCGTGCCGCGATTTGGAAAAAGGCGATAGACTTAGATGGGAGGACATAGGTGAGTAA